A single genomic interval of Rhizobium leguminosarum bv. trifolii WSM1325 harbors:
- a CDS encoding BioY protein (PFAM: BioY protein~KEGG: ret:RHE_CH00928 biotin transporter protein), which yields MSTRDLVLTALFAAIIVALGLLPPISLGFIPVPITAQSLGVMMAGVVLGARRGAIAVLIVLVLVAIGLPVLSGGRGGLAIFASPTAGFLIGWIFAAFVTGYLSERLVNHQQSGLVQTVSFFLTAMAGGIVVLYAFGITYLATVAGLGFTKAFVGSMAFIPGDVIKAFVAALLGRAVMVGYPLLPSRA from the coding sequence ATGAGCACTCGCGACCTCGTTCTTACCGCCCTCTTTGCCGCGATCATCGTGGCGCTTGGCCTGCTGCCGCCGATCTCGCTCGGCTTCATTCCGGTGCCGATCACCGCCCAATCCCTCGGCGTGATGATGGCCGGCGTCGTGCTCGGCGCCCGGCGTGGCGCGATTGCCGTGCTGATCGTGCTGGTGCTGGTGGCGATCGGCCTGCCGGTGCTTTCCGGCGGCCGCGGCGGGCTTGCCATCTTCGCGTCGCCGACGGCCGGCTTCCTGATCGGCTGGATCTTTGCCGCCTTCGTCACCGGCTATCTCAGCGAACGGCTGGTCAACCATCAGCAATCCGGCCTGGTGCAGACGGTGAGCTTCTTCCTCACCGCCATGGCCGGCGGCATCGTCGTGCTCTACGCCTTCGGCATCACCTATCTCGCCACCGTCGCCGGCCTCGGCTTCACGAAAGCCTTCGTCGGCTCGATGGCCTTCATTCCCGGCGATGTGATCAAGGCTTTCGTCGCAGCCCTGCTTGGCCGCGCCGTCATGGTCGGCTATCCCCTGCTGCCGTCGCGCGCCTGA
- a CDS encoding protein of unknown function DUF1006 (PFAM: protein of unknown function DUF1006~KEGG: rec:RHECIAT_CH0001029 hypothetical protein), with protein MTNLLSNSDARRVFLAKQGLSAPPNRALTKAGLLQLIHELGFVQVDSIQTVERAHHQILFSRNQTYRREHLTALLEKDGALFEHWTHDASILPSAFFVYWKHKFLHQEKVLIERWRKWRGEGFEAAFAETYERVERDGAILSRDIKADGHVSGGWWNWHPNKTALEYFWHTGKFAIAGRSNFQKIYDLAERVIPTEFREPEVSREEFVDWACRSALTRLGFATHGEISAFWNLVSPDEAKAWVSAHRDELIEVLIEPALGGKARPSWAFADFLSTLDTYPGAPPRIRVLSPFDPMIRDRNRTERLFGFFYRIEIFVPEPKREYGYYVFPLLEGDRLIGRIDMKADRKKSTLDVKRLWLEPGVKPSAGRLERLEAELERLARFAGVEKVVFLEGWRG; from the coding sequence ATGACGAATCTGCTTTCCAATTCCGACGCCCGCCGTGTCTTCCTTGCCAAGCAGGGCCTCAGCGCTCCGCCGAACCGCGCCTTGACCAAGGCCGGCTTGTTGCAGCTCATCCATGAACTGGGTTTCGTCCAGGTGGACAGCATCCAGACGGTGGAGCGGGCGCATCATCAGATCCTGTTTTCCCGCAACCAGACCTACAGGCGCGAGCATCTGACGGCGCTGCTCGAAAAGGACGGCGCGCTGTTCGAGCACTGGACGCATGATGCTTCCATCCTGCCGAGCGCCTTCTTCGTCTATTGGAAGCACAAGTTCCTTCATCAGGAAAAGGTGCTCATCGAACGCTGGCGCAAATGGCGCGGCGAGGGGTTCGAGGCGGCGTTTGCGGAGACCTATGAGCGCGTTGAGCGCGACGGTGCAATCCTCTCACGCGATATCAAGGCCGATGGACACGTTTCCGGCGGCTGGTGGAACTGGCATCCGAACAAGACGGCGCTCGAATACTTCTGGCACACCGGCAAATTCGCCATCGCCGGCCGCTCGAATTTCCAGAAGATCTATGACCTGGCGGAGCGCGTCATCCCGACCGAGTTCCGCGAGCCGGAGGTGAGCCGCGAGGAATTCGTCGACTGGGCATGCCGCAGCGCGCTTACCCGGCTCGGCTTCGCCACCCATGGCGAGATATCGGCCTTCTGGAACCTGGTCTCGCCCGATGAGGCCAAGGCCTGGGTATCAGCCCATCGCGACGAACTGATCGAAGTGCTGATCGAACCGGCGCTCGGCGGCAAGGCGCGCCCATCCTGGGCTTTTGCCGATTTCCTCTCGACGCTCGACACTTACCCCGGCGCTCCGCCGCGCATTCGCGTGCTCAGCCCCTTCGACCCGATGATCCGCGACCGCAACCGCACCGAACGCCTGTTCGGCTTCTTCTACCGCATCGAGATTTTCGTGCCCGAGCCCAAGCGCGAATATGGCTATTACGTCTTCCCGCTGCTCGAAGGCGACAGGCTGATTGGCCGCATCGACATGAAGGCGGATCGGAAGAAATCGACGCTCGACGTCAAGCGGCTCTGGCTGGAGCCCGGTGTGAAGCCGTCGGCCGGGCGGCTGGAGAGACTGGAAGCGGAGTTGGAGCGGCTGGCGCGGTTTGCCGGCGTGGAGAAGGTCGTGTTTCTGGAAGGGTGGAGGGGATAG
- a CDS encoding PAS/PAC sensor signal transduction histidine kinase (KEGG: psp:PSPPH_1479 sensory box histidine kinase~TIGRFAM: PAS sensor protein~PFAM: ATP-binding region ATPase domain protein; PAS fold domain protein; PAS fold-4 domain protein; histidine kinase A domain protein~SMART: ATP-binding region ATPase domain protein; histidine kinase A domain protein; PAS domain containing protein), with translation MTGADTQIFMPAEDLEDLYENAPCGYLSLQPDGRIVKVNRTLSTWIGIPAEQLLGKRLHDLLNTSGRIFYETHFAPLLRMQGFFNEVALDLVTVDGRKLPVLANAVERRAEDGALLFTRVTMFQAAERRRYERELVDARTAADAAGATIKSKLAFEQQTAELREEFIAVLGHDLRNPLASIAAAARMLRKEKQTDRAIKVLDLMQGSVVRMSALIDNVLDFARGRLGGGITLERRAEHLEPLLRQVIEELRFSHLDRGIEVTIEFDGPINCDSGRIGQLVSNLLGNALTHGTPDEPVRLSAATVDGRLELWIANGGAPISSDAMTRLFQPFFTGEAGTSQRGLGLGLHIASEIARAHGGTITVSSDDKETRFTFVMPLD, from the coding sequence ATGACCGGTGCCGATACGCAAATCTTCATGCCGGCTGAGGACCTCGAGGACTTGTACGAAAACGCGCCATGCGGCTATCTTTCGCTGCAGCCGGACGGGCGCATCGTCAAGGTCAACCGAACGCTGTCGACCTGGATCGGCATCCCTGCCGAGCAACTCCTCGGCAAACGACTTCACGACCTGCTCAACACGTCGGGCCGTATATTCTACGAGACCCATTTTGCGCCTTTGCTGCGCATGCAAGGGTTTTTCAACGAGGTGGCCCTCGATCTTGTGACCGTGGACGGCAGAAAGCTGCCTGTGCTCGCCAATGCCGTGGAAAGACGTGCCGAAGACGGCGCCCTGCTTTTCACCCGCGTGACGATGTTCCAGGCTGCCGAGCGTCGCCGCTATGAACGGGAGCTGGTCGATGCGCGCACAGCCGCCGATGCTGCCGGCGCCACGATCAAATCCAAACTCGCCTTTGAACAGCAAACCGCCGAGTTGCGGGAAGAATTCATTGCTGTTCTCGGCCACGACCTGCGCAACCCGCTTGCCTCGATTGCAGCCGCGGCGCGCATGCTGCGAAAAGAGAAGCAGACCGATCGGGCGATTAAAGTGCTCGATTTGATGCAGGGCAGCGTCGTTCGCATGTCAGCCCTGATCGATAACGTCCTCGACTTCGCGCGCGGACGATTGGGTGGCGGCATCACGCTCGAGAGGCGGGCGGAGCATCTCGAGCCGCTCTTGCGGCAGGTCATCGAAGAACTTCGCTTCAGTCACCTCGACCGCGGGATTGAGGTGACGATCGAATTCGATGGGCCGATAAACTGCGACAGCGGCCGGATCGGCCAGCTGGTGTCCAATCTTCTGGGAAATGCCCTGACCCATGGCACACCGGACGAACCGGTGCGGCTCTCGGCGGCAACTGTCGACGGAAGGTTGGAGCTTTGGATCGCCAATGGCGGCGCTCCGATTTCCAGCGACGCGATGACACGGCTTTTTCAGCCTTTCTTCACAGGCGAAGCCGGCACAAGTCAAAGAGGATTGGGGCTGGGTCTGCACATCGCTTCGGAAATCGCCCGCGCC
- a CDS encoding 3,4-dihydroxy-2-butanone 4-phosphate synthase (TIGRFAM: 3,4-dihydroxy-2-butanone 4-phosphate synthase~PFAM: 34-dihydroxy-2-butanone 4-phosphate synthase; GTP cyclohydrolase II~KEGG: rec:RHECIAT_CH0001030 GTP cyclohydrolase II protein (riboflavin biosynthesis)): MSYDQKRVVDAIRAFEAGEMVVVMDDNDRENEGDLIVAAVHCTPEKMAFIVRHTSGIVCAPMPKEEAKRLNLNAMVAENDSAHTTAFTVSVDFKHGTSTGISADDRTLTVRNLANPNVGASDFVRPGHIFPLVSREGGVLMRSGHTEAAVDLCKLAGLPLIGVISELVNDDGTVTRGPQVVDFAAQHGLKLVSVADLIAYRQRKETLIELGTSFDIETPFGKAKAHTYSLPWDPMQHLAVVFGDIRDGVDIPVRLHPENVAEDLFGKNSPVDFYMQKIAEQGRGVIVYLREGSVGVGHHDNGRKARNQGREAHAEAQTRDSEWLEIGLGAQILKDLGVSSIKLLTSRERHYVGLEGFGIKISTTEIC, encoded by the coding sequence ATGTCTTATGACCAGAAGCGCGTCGTCGACGCCATCCGGGCCTTCGAGGCCGGCGAGATGGTCGTCGTCATGGACGACAATGACCGCGAGAACGAAGGCGACCTGATCGTCGCCGCCGTGCATTGCACACCGGAGAAGATGGCCTTCATCGTCCGCCACACCTCCGGCATCGTCTGCGCGCCGATGCCGAAGGAAGAGGCCAAGCGCCTCAACCTCAACGCCATGGTGGCGGAAAACGATTCGGCCCATACGACTGCCTTCACCGTCTCGGTCGATTTCAAGCACGGCACGTCGACCGGCATCTCGGCAGACGACCGGACGCTGACGGTGCGCAACCTCGCCAATCCGAATGTCGGCGCTTCCGATTTCGTCCGTCCCGGCCACATCTTCCCGCTGGTTTCCCGCGAAGGCGGGGTACTGATGCGCTCCGGCCATACGGAAGCGGCCGTCGACCTCTGCAAGCTCGCCGGCCTGCCGCTGATCGGCGTCATCTCCGAGCTGGTCAACGACGACGGCACCGTCACGCGCGGCCCACAGGTGGTCGATTTCGCCGCACAGCACGGGCTGAAGCTCGTCTCCGTCGCCGACCTGATCGCCTATCGCCAGCGCAAGGAAACACTGATCGAACTCGGCACCAGCTTCGACATCGAGACACCGTTCGGCAAGGCCAAGGCGCATACCTATTCCCTGCCCTGGGACCCGATGCAGCATCTCGCCGTCGTCTTCGGCGATATCCGCGACGGCGTCGACATCCCGGTCCGCCTGCATCCGGAAAATGTCGCCGAGGATCTCTTCGGCAAGAACAGCCCGGTCGATTTCTACATGCAGAAGATTGCCGAGCAAGGCCGCGGCGTCATCGTCTATCTGCGCGAAGGCTCGGTCGGCGTCGGCCACCACGATAATGGCCGCAAGGCCCGCAACCAGGGCCGCGAAGCCCATGCCGAAGCCCAGACGCGCGACAGCGAATGGCTGGAAATCGGCCTCGGCGCACAGATCCTCAAGGATCTCGGCGTCAGCTCGATCAAGCTGCTCACCAGCCGCGAGCGCCACTATGTCGGCCTCGAAGGGTTCGGCATCAAGATCAGCACGACGGAGATCTGCTGA
- a CDS encoding ABC transporter related (PFAM: ABC transporter related~SMART: AAA ATPase~KEGG: rec:RHECIAT_CH0001027 probable cobalt/biotin ABC transporter, ATP-binding protein) gives MDIRFEGAGVSFGARVALQPLTLDISGKRIGVIGLNGSGKTTFARLINGLNKPSVGRVTVNGRDTGDEKTAVADVGFIFQSPQNQIILPIVKDDIAFGLKRRGFSKAEIEAKVEGVLARFGAEALADRRAHELSGGELQVAALCSVLATGPGILILDEPTNQLDLKNRALVEGIIAGLPESAIIITHDLELIADFERVLLFHEGRLAADAPAAEAIARYKEIAA, from the coding sequence TTGGATATTCGTTTCGAAGGCGCCGGGGTCAGTTTCGGGGCACGAGTGGCGCTGCAGCCGCTGACGCTTGACATCAGTGGGAAACGCATCGGCGTCATCGGGCTGAACGGTTCGGGCAAGACGACGTTTGCGCGGCTGATCAACGGATTGAACAAACCATCGGTCGGCCGCGTCACCGTCAACGGCCGCGACACGGGCGACGAGAAGACTGCGGTGGCCGATGTCGGCTTCATCTTCCAGTCGCCGCAGAACCAGATCATCCTGCCGATCGTCAAAGACGATATCGCCTTCGGGCTGAAGCGGCGTGGCTTCAGCAAGGCGGAGATCGAGGCGAAGGTCGAGGGCGTGCTGGCCCGCTTCGGCGCCGAGGCGCTGGCCGATCGGCGCGCGCACGAGCTTTCCGGCGGCGAGCTGCAGGTGGCGGCGCTCTGCTCGGTGCTGGCGACGGGGCCCGGCATTCTGATCCTCGACGAACCGACCAACCAGCTCGACCTCAAGAACCGGGCGCTGGTCGAAGGGATTATCGCCGGGCTCCCGGAAAGCGCCATCATCATCACGCATGATCTGGAGCTGATCGCCGATTTCGAGCGAGTGCTGCTGTTTCATGAAGGGCGGCTTGCCGCCGATGCACCGGCTGCCGAAGCGATCGCCCGCTACAAGGAGATCGCCGCCTGA
- a CDS encoding conserved hypothetical protein (KEGG: ret:RHE_PF00083 hypothetical protein): protein MRGDQEEMAAWFRSLEPVQPKDMVGLWSGVGIQSGHPLDGVLENLNWFGKRFHSDMRADALLFNWRPGRLVAIEPNFLPVELAIKMAPLGRTLVARHGFSYLQKVLRARGTTASLRLQALDGIETAAMIYDKQPIVDYFRRIDDDGIAGMMCLRGDPRRFFFELRKVMD, encoded by the coding sequence ATGCGAGGCGACCAGGAGGAGATGGCTGCCTGGTTCCGCTCGCTGGAGCCCGTCCAGCCGAAGGACATGGTCGGCCTTTGGAGCGGCGTCGGTATTCAGTCGGGCCATCCACTGGACGGCGTGCTCGAGAATCTCAACTGGTTTGGCAAGCGCTTCCATTCCGACATGCGGGCGGACGCCCTGCTCTTCAACTGGAGACCGGGCCGGCTCGTGGCGATCGAGCCAAATTTCCTCCCTGTTGAGCTGGCGATCAAGATGGCGCCCCTTGGCCGGACGCTCGTCGCCCGCCACGGGTTCTCGTACCTGCAGAAGGTGCTTCGAGCGAGAGGCACGACCGCTTCGTTGCGGCTTCAGGCGCTCGACGGCATCGAAACGGCTGCGATGATCTACGACAAACAGCCGATCGTGGACTACTTTCGGAGGATTGACGATGACGGGATTGCCGGAATGATGTGCCTGCGCGGCGACCCTCGGCGATTCTTCTTCGAACTCCGGAAAGTGATGGACTAG
- a CDS encoding cobalt transport protein (PFAM: cobalt transport protein~KEGG: rec:RHECIAT_CH0001026 probable cobalt/biotin ABC transporter, permease protein), whose protein sequence is MQSLYVEGNSVMHRLSPRVKLLSLTVFGVVLFISGNLVLLSIAVLLTAVLYRMIGLPFADGLRRLRPVFLTIAVVALFNLIFNPWQEALVPLLRLTALMLLAATVTATTSITEFIDEVTALARPLERTGWVQADDIGLALGLVLRFVPEIVGRYQAIREAHQARGLKVRPTTLLAPLIILTLKDADNIAAAIDARGIRRHVS, encoded by the coding sequence ATGCAATCGCTCTATGTCGAAGGCAACAGCGTGATGCACCGGCTTTCGCCGCGGGTAAAGCTGTTGTCGCTAACGGTCTTCGGCGTCGTGCTGTTCATCAGCGGGAACCTCGTCTTGCTGTCGATCGCCGTGCTGCTGACGGCGGTTCTCTACCGGATGATCGGCCTGCCGTTTGCGGATGGGCTCCGGCGGCTGCGGCCGGTCTTCCTGACGATCGCGGTCGTCGCACTCTTCAACCTCATCTTCAATCCCTGGCAGGAAGCGCTCGTGCCCCTGCTGCGGCTGACGGCGCTGATGCTGCTTGCCGCCACCGTGACGGCGACGACCTCGATCACCGAGTTCATCGACGAGGTCACGGCGCTTGCCCGCCCGCTCGAACGCACCGGCTGGGTGCAGGCCGACGATATCGGCCTGGCGCTGGGGCTGGTGCTGCGTTTCGTGCCGGAGATCGTCGGGCGTTATCAGGCGATCCGCGAGGCGCATCAGGCACGCGGGCTGAAGGTGCGGCCGACGACGCTGCTTGCGCCGCTGATCATCCTGACGCTCAAGGATGCGGATAATATCGCCGCGGCGATTGACGCGCGCGGCATTCGGCGGCATGTGAGTTAA
- a CDS encoding alpha/beta hydrolase fold protein (PFAM: alpha/beta hydrolase fold~KEGG: mes:Meso_4078 alpha/beta hydrolase fold) → MTVIDRNHVQVRGDGQRAMIFSHGFGCDQNMWRFVAPAFEADFKTVLFDHVGAGRSDLTAYDARKYSSLSGYADDLVEICRALGLTQTVFVGHSVSAMIGVIASLEAPELFESLILVGPSPRYINDDDYFGGFSAAEIDELLESLDDNHMGWSAAMAPAIMGNPDRPELGEELTNSFCRTDPEIAKAFARVTFTSDNRSDLPEVTARTLILQCRDDIIASEEVGEFVHRQVPNSQLVVLNASGHCANLSAPDEVISAIRRFVR, encoded by the coding sequence ATGACCGTCATCGATCGAAATCATGTTCAAGTCCGGGGCGATGGCCAGCGTGCGATGATCTTTTCGCATGGATTCGGGTGCGACCAGAATATGTGGCGCTTCGTGGCGCCGGCTTTTGAGGCCGACTTCAAGACGGTGCTGTTCGATCATGTCGGCGCAGGACGATCCGATCTCACGGCCTATGATGCCCGGAAATATTCTTCATTGTCGGGCTATGCAGATGACCTCGTGGAAATTTGCCGCGCGCTCGGCCTGACGCAAACGGTCTTCGTCGGGCACTCCGTCAGCGCGATGATCGGCGTCATTGCGTCATTGGAGGCGCCGGAACTGTTTGAAAGCCTGATCCTTGTCGGGCCGTCGCCGCGCTATATCAACGACGATGACTATTTCGGCGGCTTCAGCGCGGCTGAGATAGACGAACTTCTCGAATCGTTGGACGACAACCATATGGGGTGGTCTGCCGCCATGGCGCCCGCCATCATGGGCAATCCGGATCGACCGGAACTCGGCGAAGAGCTGACTAATAGCTTCTGCCGCACCGATCCTGAGATCGCCAAGGCATTTGCACGGGTGACATTCACGTCGGACAATCGCAGCGACCTTCCTGAAGTCACCGCCAGAACGCTGATCCTTCAATGCCGCGATGATATCATCGCCTCTGAAGAGGTCGGCGAATTCGTCCATCGGCAGGTCCCAAACAGCCAATTGGTCGTGCTGAATGCGAGTGGCCACTGTGCCAACCTCAGCGCTCCCGACGAGGTCATATCTGCAATCCGGCGGTTCGTCCGATGA
- a CDS encoding chorismate synthase (KEGG: ret:RHE_CH00935 chorismate synthase~TIGRFAM: chorismate synthase~PFAM: chorismate synthase): MSHNTFGHLFRVTTWGESHGPALGCVVDGCPPGLSFKLKDLQVWLDKRKPGQSRFVTQRREDDLVKILSGVMLDADGETMTTTGTPISMLIENTDQRSKDYGEIAKQYRPGHADYTYDLKYGIRDYRGGGRSSARETAARVAAGGIARLVVPGVTVRGALVQIGKYKINRRNWDWDQVDQNPFFSPDAAIVPVWEEYLDGVRKKGSSIGAVIEVIAEGVPAGLGAPIYAKLDQDIASLLMSINAVKGVEIGNGFAAAETSGEDNADEMRMGNDGTPIFLSNNAGGILGGISTGQPVVARFAVKPTSSILTERQSIDAEGKNVDIRTKGRHDPCVGIRAVPIGEAMVACAVADHYLRDRGQTGRLK; this comes from the coding sequence ATGTCGCACAATACATTCGGTCACCTCTTCCGCGTAACCACCTGGGGCGAAAGCCATGGTCCGGCGCTCGGCTGCGTCGTCGACGGCTGCCCTCCGGGGCTCAGCTTCAAGCTCAAGGACCTGCAGGTCTGGCTCGACAAGCGCAAGCCCGGCCAATCCCGCTTCGTGACGCAGCGGCGCGAGGACGATCTGGTGAAGATACTATCAGGCGTCATGCTCGACGCCGACGGCGAGACGATGACGACCACCGGCACGCCGATCTCGATGCTGATCGAAAATACCGACCAGCGCTCCAAGGATTACGGCGAGATCGCGAAACAATACCGCCCCGGCCATGCCGATTATACCTACGACCTCAAATACGGCATTCGCGACTATCGCGGCGGCGGCCGCTCCTCGGCGCGCGAGACCGCTGCGCGGGTTGCCGCCGGCGGCATCGCCCGCCTTGTCGTACCAGGCGTTACCGTGCGCGGCGCGCTGGTGCAGATCGGCAAGTACAAGATCAACCGCCGCAACTGGGACTGGGACCAGGTCGATCAGAACCCGTTCTTCTCGCCCGATGCGGCGATCGTGCCGGTCTGGGAGGAATATCTCGACGGCGTCCGCAAGAAGGGCTCCTCGATCGGCGCGGTCATCGAGGTGATTGCCGAAGGTGTGCCGGCCGGCCTCGGCGCGCCGATCTATGCCAAGCTCGATCAGGACATCGCCTCGCTGCTGATGTCGATCAACGCCGTCAAGGGCGTCGAGATCGGCAATGGTTTTGCCGCCGCCGAAACGTCAGGCGAAGACAATGCCGACGAGATGCGCATGGGCAATGACGGCACGCCGATCTTCCTTTCCAACAATGCCGGCGGTATTCTCGGCGGCATCTCCACCGGGCAGCCGGTGGTGGCGCGTTTCGCCGTCAAGCCGACCTCCTCGATCCTGACCGAACGCCAGTCGATCGATGCGGAGGGCAAGAATGTCGATATCCGCACCAAGGGCCGGCACGATCCCTGCGTTGGCATCCGCGCCGTGCCGATCGGCGAGGCGATGGTCGCCTGCGCCGTCGCCGACCATTATCTTCGCGACCGCGGCCAGACCGGCCGTCTGAAATAG